The Solanum lycopersicum chromosome 6, SLM_r2.1 genome has a window encoding:
- the LOC101245266 gene encoding uncharacterized protein produces MQVKSLEDGFLGSWHLGTVISCSDLIREVQYDFIWSDQGSDKLVEVVNVSPIIEGLLPVDERPAHQCGMIRPSPPPCELDSWPYGQCVDCFYQDAWWEGVLFDREEGHEERKVFFPELGDEMKAKLGDLRISQDWDEITEEWKIRGSWSFLQVVEEIEKLNPLLVSVKQIWYEVQLKDDFDEHLKQWTSSSKDIWRKLVKEVVHDSTKLTVKHYLSELNSLQIIGEGCQLLEFSESAFIAELNPEVYFAPFTEAAYTLDSSATLPMDQDLSNLQPVEKQLVSEESAPAAEDVQMTGILSSTESELPTLAKAKRGRGRPRKVKKIFKGRTQVTEPDSCREANSTKAIKEKIFDDVSPLQQPVDQDVPNLHQPLDQDISDLQPLEKQLVPEESAPATEDDLLSGILSNTKSQPLTIANSKACRGRSRTKRKIYDRQTVVGEPASCREANLTKTIKEKIFEDDSPLQQPMDQDVPNLQQPLDQDISDLQPLEKQLVSEESAPAAEDVQVTGILSSTESELPTLAKAKRGRGRPRKVKKIFKGRTRVGEPDSCREANSTKTIKEKIFKDVSPLQQPVNQDAPNLQQPLDQDISDLQPLEKQLVSEESAPAAEDDLLSGILSNTKSRPLTIANSKACRGRSRTKRKIYDRQTVVGEPAFCREANLTKTIKKKIFEDVSPLQQPMDQDVPNLQQPLDQDISNLQPLEEQLVSEESAPAAEDVQMTGILSSTESELPTLAKAKRGRGRPRKVKKIFKGRTRVGEPDSCREANSTKTIKEKIFEDVSPLQQPLDQDVPNLQQPLDQDISDLQPSEKQLVSEESAPAAEDDLLSGILSNTKSRPLTIVNSKACRGRPRTKRNIYDEQTVVGEPASCLDTTSTETFNKLPSDETAGILSSTTQTLENSKPRRGRPPKRMKTLGKPDSCPEATLIKELKKPTSHQIAGILSNGKCVNSKSRRGRLAIKKKFVRQLLFGEPDPHLKVITKCMPSMSSIQEFKDHLLWTGWKFDVNKVGGETKNSYVAPNGTVCASINEICQVLEASKICEVVPPVEQSSLHGDTDNSTQSPCMERPTCREVPELHKETLAATTEISIQPARTSIQRGDTDNSTQSPCMERPTCREVPELHKETPAETEEISIQPARTSIQRGDTDNSTQSPCMERPTCREVPELHKETPAETEERSIQPARTGTQRGDTDNSTQSPCMERPTSREVPELHKETISETEERGIQLEKELEEAEIPQQETGNHNEEINTEPEEPMIEPEICRQAVIDYCLPKSHTSAYQKSYRNGVKIRDTALKAKTYLVANGWKLIPLGNNDQRIRYLPPEGEKPFLSFRGACNWCVQKWKAESHLPSSQSAVVDKPLISILRESRKKRKHADVKSKSSLKKGDGDMRSSKRARKVAPSSSNQIPRTVLSWLIDKNVVLPRAKVKYCELKNGNPMAQGRITREGIKCNCCQKIFGLRNFEAHAGSICNRPSANIYLEDGRSLLECQMQMKRKHSTENKESSHFTENDYICSVCHYGGDLILCDGCPSSFHPDCLGIKEVPNGDWFCPSCCCKVCGESRFDKDRKQFTDNTLLICCQCNHKYHARCVRNNGLEKLDDFPVGNWLCNKSCKLICLGMRQLLKKSVIVGNDDLTWRLLKYTEPDDESSVEIYSRLCVALNMMHDSFEPVKERLTGRDIAEDVIFSRWSELNRLNFQGFYTVLLERNDELISVGTVRVYGEKVAEIPLVATQFKHRRLGMCRILFNELEKTLAGLGVQRLVLPAVPGVLNTWTKKFGFSVVGQSERANFFDYTFLDFQGTIMCQKVLERTPAEDNVVVSEVFQATQVEGCATVDQG; encoded by the exons ATGCAGGTGAAGAGTCTTGAAGATGGATTTTTGGGTTCGTGGCATTTGGGTACTGTGATTAGTTGTAGTGATTTGATTCGTGAGGTtcaatatgattttatatggtcAGACCAGGGCTCTGACAAATTGGTTGAAGTGGTAAACGTATCTCCAATAATTGAAGGGTTATTACCTGTTGATGAACGGCCAGCTCATCAATGTGGTATGATCAGACCATCACCGCCCCCTTGTGAACTTGACAGCTGGCCTTATGGTCAGTGTGTCGATTGCTTCTACCAAGATGCATGGTGGGAGGGTGTATTATTTGACCGTGAGGAAGGTCATGAGGAGAGAAAGGTCTTCTTCCCAGAATTGGGTGATGAAATGAAGGCAAAGCTAGGCGACTTGCGCATATCTCAAGACTGGGATGAGATAACGGAGGAATGGAAAATCCGTGGATCATGGTCATTTCTTCAAGTGGTTGAAGAAATTGAGAAACTAAACCCACTCTTAGTTTCGGTTAAACAAATTTGGTATGAAGTGCAGCTGAAGGATGATTTTGATGAACATCTCAAGCAGTGGACATCTTCTTCGAAAGATATTTGGAGGAAACTGGTGAAGGAAGTTGTGCATGACAGTACCAAGTTAACTGTCAAGCATTATCTTTCTGAACTGAACTCCTTACAGATCATCGGAGAGGGATGTCAGTTGCTCGAATTTTCAGAATCTGCTTTTATAGCTGAACTGAACCCTGAAGTGTACTTTGCACCCTTTACTGAAGCTGCTTATACATTAGATAGTTCGGCCACACTGCCTATGGATCAGGATCTTTCCAATCTTCAACCTGTAGAAAAGCAACTTGTTTCGGAGGAGTCTGCACCTGCCGCAGAGGATGTTCAAATGACTG GTATTTTGTCCAGTACCGAGAGTGAACTACCTACTTTGGCGAAAGCTAAGCGTGGTAGGGGGAGACCTCGAAAAGTCAAGAAGATATTCAAGGGGCGGACCCAAGTTACTGAACCTGACTCTTGTCGAGAGGCGAACTCAACAAAAGCAATTAAGGAGAAGATATTCGACGATGTTTCCCCTCTTCAGCAGCCTGTGGATCAGGATGTTCCTAATCTTCATCAGCCTTTGGATCAGGATATTTCTGACCTTCAGCCATTAGAGAAGCAACTTGTTCCGGAGGAGTCTGCACCTGCCACAGAGGATGATCTATTAAGTG GTATTTTATCAAACACCAAGAGTCAGCCACTGACTATTGCGAATTCTAAGGCTTGCAGAGGGAGATCTCGTACAAAGAGGAAGATATATGACAGGCAGACTGTGGTTGGTGAACCTGCCTCTTGTCGAGAGGCAAACTTGACAAAAACAATTAAGGAGAAGATATTCGAGGATGATTCCCCTCTTCAGCAGCCTATGGATCAGGATGTTCCTAATCTTCAACAGCCTTTGGATCAGGATATTTCAGATCTTCAGCCATTAGAGAAGCAACTTGTTTCGGAGGAGTCTGCACCTGCCGCAGAGGATGTTCAAGTGACTG GTATTTTGTCCAGTACTGAGAGTGAACTACCAACTTTGGCGAAAGCTAAACGTGGTAGGGGGAGACCTCGAAAAGTCAAGAAGATATTCAAGGGGCGGACCCGGGTTGGTGAACCTGACTCTTGTCGAGAGGCGaactcaacaaaaacaattaaggAGAAGATATTCAAGGATGTTTCCCCTCTTCAGCAGCCTGTGAATCAGGATGCTCCTAATCTTCAACAGCCTTTGGATCAGGATATTTCAGATCTTCAGCCATTAGAGAAGCAACTTGTTTCGGAGGAGTCTGCACCTGCCGCAGAGGATGATCTATTGAGTG GTATTTTATCAAACACCAAGAGTCGGCCACTGACTATTGCGAATTCTAAGGCTTGCAGAGGGAGATCTCGTACAAAGAGGAAGATATATGACAGGCAGACTGTGGTTGGTGAACCTGCCTTTTGTCGAGAGGCAAACTTGACAAAAACAATTAAGAAGAAGATATTCGAGGATGTTTCCCCTCTTCAGCAGCCTATGGATCAGGATGTTCCTAATCTTCAACAGCCTTTGGATCAGGATATTTCAAATCTTCAGCCATTAGAGGAGCAACTTGTTTCGGAGGAGTCTGCACCTGCCGCAGAGGATGTTCAAATGACTG GTATTTTGTCCAGTACCGAGAGTGAACTACCGACTTTGGCGAAAGCTAAGCGTGGTAGGGGGAGACCTCGAAAAGTCAAGAAGATATTCAAGGGGCGGACCCGGGTTGGTGAACCTGACTCTTGTCGAGAGGCGaactcaacaaaaacaattaaggAGAAGATATTCGAGGATGTTTCCCCTCTTCAGCAGCCGCTGGATCAGGATGTACCTAATCTTCAACAGCCTTTGGATCAGGATATTTCAGATCTTCAGCCATCAGAGAAGCAACTTGTTTCGGAGGAGTCTGCACCTGCTGCAGAGGATGATCTATTGAGTG GTATTTTATCAAACACCAAGAGTCGACCACTGACTATTGTGAATTCTAAGGCTTGCAGAGGGAGACCTCGTACAAAGAGGAATATATATGACGAGCAGACTGTGGTTGGTGAACCTGCCTCTTGCCTAGACACAACCTCAACAGAAACATTTAACAAGCTGCCTAGTGATGAGACTGCAGGTATTTTGTCTAGTACCACACAGACTTTGGAGAATTCTAAGCCTCGCAGAGGGAGACCTCCTAAAAGGATGAAGACATTGGGTAAACCTGACTCTTGCCCAGAAGCAACCCTGATAAAAGAATTAAAGAAGCCGACTAGTCATCAGATTGCTGGTATTTTGTCCAATGGCAAGTGTGTGAATTCTAAGAGTCGCAGGGGAAGACTTGCTATAAAGAAGAAATTTGTTAGGCAGTTACTGTTTGGTGAACCTGACCCTCACCtaaaagtaataactaagtgtATGCCATCTATGTCCTCCATACAAGAATTTAAGGATCATCTGTTATGGACGGGCTGGAAATTTGATGTCAACAAGGTGGGTGGTGAGACTAAGAATAGTTATGTTGCTCCAAATGGAACGGTATGTGCATCAATTAACGAAATTTGCCAGGTGTTGGAAGCGTCAAAAATATGTGAGGTGGTTCCCCCAGTTGAACAAAGTAGTTTACATGGTGACACTGATAACTCCACCCAGTCTCCTTGCATGGAAAGACCAACATGCAGAGAGGTGCCTGAGTTGCACAAAGAAACACTTGCTGCGACTACAGAAATAAGTATTCAGCCTGCGAGAACAAGCATTCAGAGAGGTGACACTGATAACTCCACCCAGTCTCCTTGCATGGAAAGACCAACATGCAGAGAGGTGCCTGAGTTGCACAAAGAAACACCTGCTGAGACTGAAGAAATAAGTATTCAGCCTGCGAGAACAAGCATTCAGAGAGGTGACACTGATAACTCCACCCAGTCTCCTTGCATGGAAAGACCAACATGCAGAGAGGTGCCTGAGTTGCACAAAGAAACACCTGCTGAGACTGAAGAAAGAAGTATTCAGCCTGCGAGAACAGGCACTCAGAGAGGTGACACTGATAACTCCACCCAGTCTCCTTGCATGGAAAGACCAACAAGCAGAGAGGTGCCTGAGTTGCATAAAGAAACAATTTCTGAGACTGAAGAAAGAGGAATTCAGCTTGAAAAAGAGCTTGAAGAAGCAGAGATTCCGCAGCAAGAAACAGGAAATCATAACGAAGAAATAAATACGGAGCCTGAAGAACCAATGATTGAGCCTGAAATCTGCCGCCAAGCTGTAATTGACTATTGTTTACCGAAATCTCACACTTCTGCCTATCAGAAGTCCTATAGAAATGGGGTGAAGATACGGGATACAGCCCTAAAGGCTAAGACATACCTAGTTGCAAATGGATGGAAATTAATTCCTCTTGGGAACAATGACCAGAGAATTCGTTACCTTCCTCCAGAAGGAGAAAAGCCTTTTCTGTCTTTTCGGGGAGCTTGCAATTGGTGTGTGCAAAAGTGGAAAGCTGAAAGCCACTTACCTTCTTCCCAGTCAGCAGTGGTGGATAAACCTCTGATCTCCATTTTAAGAGAATCAAGGAAGAAGAGAAAGCATGCAGATGTAAAATCCAAGTCTTCTCTCAAAAAAGGAGATGGTGATATGCGATCAAGCAAAAGAGCTCGAAAGGTTGCTCCTTCCTCCTCAAATCAAATACCTCGGACAGTTTTATCTTGGTTGATAGACAAAAATGTGGTCCTGCCACGTGCTAAGGTAAAATATTGCGAATTGAAGAATGGTAATCCGATGGCACAAGGGCGGATAACTCGTGAAGGGATCAAATGCAACTGCTGCCAAAAAATATTTGGTCTTCGTAACTTTGAAGCTCATGCTGGGAGCATCTGTAATAGACCTTCAGCAAATATATATTTGGAGGATGGAAGGTCTCTTCTCGAGTGTCAAATGCAGATGAAACGCAAACATAGTACAGAAAACAAAGAGAGTAGCCATTTTACCGAAAATGACTATATATGTTCTGTGTGTCATTATGGTGGTGACTTAATACTCTGTGATGGATGCCCTTCTTCATTTCATCCTGATTGCCTTGGGATTAAG GAGGTTCCAAATGGTGACTGGTTTTGCCCATCATGCTGTTGTAAAGTGTGTGGTGAGAGCAGATTTGATAAAGACAGAAAACAATTTACAGATAACACCCTTCTCATTTGTTGTCAGTGTAACCATAAAT ATCATGCTCGGTGTGTGAGAAACAACGGTCTTGAAAAACTGGATGATTTTCCTGTAGGAAATTGGTTGTGTAACAAAAGTTGTAAGCTG atatGTTTGGGTATGCGTCAGCTCCTGAAGAAATCGGTTATAGTGGGTAATGATGACCTCACCTGGAGACTGTTGAAATATACAGAACCTGATGACGAGTCCAGTGTGGAGATCTATAGCCGACTTTGTGTCGCTTTGAATATGATGCACGACAGCTTTGAACCAGTCAAAGAACGTCTCACAGGGAGAGACATTGCAGAAGATGTCATATTTAGTAGATG GTCCGAGCTGAACCGGTTAAATTTCCAAGGCTTCTACACCGTACTATTGGAAAGAAATGACGAACTCATTTCAGTAGGGACTGTAAG GGTTTATGGAGAAAAAGTGGCAGAGATCCCACTTGTTGCAACACAATTTAAGCACCGCCGACTTGGAATGTGTCGcattttatttaatgagctTGAAAAG ACACTCGCGGGATTGGGAGTTCAGAGGCTTGTATTGCCAGCTGTCCCTGGTGTCCTCAACACATGGACCAAAAAATTTGGTTTCTCAGTGGTGGGACAATCAGAGAGGGCGAATTTCTTCGACTACACCTTCCTAGATTTCCAGGGCACTATAATGTGCCAGAAAGTCCTTGAAAGGACCCCCGCTGAAGACAATGTTGTTGTTTCCGAGGTGTTTCAAGCGACACAAGTTGAGGGTTGCGCAACTGTGGACCAAG GTTAA
- the LOC101256685 gene encoding gibberellin 2-beta-dioxygenase 8 has protein sequence MSQSYNFESYPPLFRPSPNISQIQESDETESSLLLDSYIPVIDYFKRTAPIITTTKYQDVSEDGNLISEACRDWGLFRLVNHGIPFSLLNQIEEHAKKLFSLPYETKKAFFASSSSSNFVSPISYFWGSPALSPSGAALAPKNSEQQNNNHTLQWMEGFNVSLAQLSNIHYQDLLLETFRCLLEEYGKELCRLATEIFKILGPFESNYMSLETGLLRVYRYPRCLEPERTWGIDTHTDSSVLSIIHQDDVGGLQVYKDHQWIDVNPLPNTLIVNIGDMLQAMSDDRYMSVKHRVKVNRHKERISIGYFVFPDEDTIIQSTKYNPFSYADFRAQVQHDLKTLGLKTGLQKFKFS, from the exons ATGTCTCAATCTTACAACTTTGAATCCTACCCTCCTTTATTTCGACCATCGCCAAACATCTCTCAAATTCAAGAATCTGATGAAACAGAGTCGTCACTTTTATTAGACTCTTATATCCCCGTTATTGATTATTTCAAACGCACAGCTCCAATAATAACGACAACAAAATATCAAGATGTTAGCGAAGACGGAAATTTAATCAGTGAAGCTTGTAGAGATTGGGGATTATTCCGATTGGTGAACCATGGAATTCCATTTAGTTTATTGAACCAAATTGAAGAACATGCTAAAAAACTCTTTTCTTTGCCCTATGAAACAAAAAAGGCCTTTTTTGCTAGTAGCAGCAGCAGCAATTTTGTTAGCCCCATCTCTTATTTTTGGGGCTCCCCTGCTCTATCACCCTCTGGTGCGGCGCTAGCGCCGAAAAATAGCGAACAACAAAATAACAACCACACCCTGCAATGGATGGAAGGATTCAACGTTTCATTAGCTCAATTATCAAATATTCACTATCAAGATTTATTGCTCGAAACTTTCAG ATGTTTGCTAGAAGAATATGGTAAGGAGCTTTGTAGGTTGGCTActgaaatattcaaaattttgggACCATTTGAGTCAAATTATATGTCCCTAGAGACTGGTTTATTAAGGGTATATCGTTACCCAAGATGCCTAGAGCCAGAAAGAACATGGGGAATTGACACACACACAGATAGCTCAGTACTTTCTATAATTCACCAAGATGATGTTGGTGGACTTCAAGTTTACAAAGATCATCAATGGATTGATGTCAATCCTCTCCCTAATACTCTTATTGTCAATATTGGTGACATGTTGCAG GCAATGAGTGATGATAGATATATGAGTGTGAAGCATAGAGTGAAGGTGAATAGACACAAGGAGAGAATATCAATTGGTTATTTTGTGTTCCCTGATGAAGATACTATCATTCAAAGCACAAAGTACAACCCTTTCAGCTACGCAGATTTTCGAGCACAAGTTCAACATGATTTGAAAACACTAGGCCTCAAAACTGgccttcaaaaatttaaatttagttaa
- the LOC101256391 gene encoding protein PMR5 — translation MELLSSLLSCSSTTLCLLLLLQFYVALSVILLRNHHNNNNNYNNPNHRNPILQGNQTSCSLFIGSWVYDETYPFYQSASCPAVDPQFNCQLYGRPDTEYLKYRWKPANCELPRFNGLEFLLKMKGKTVMFVGDSLGRDQWESLICMISADVPKAQTQMSRLYPISTFKFLDYGVAISYYKAPYLVDIDTVQGKRVLKLDDIRGNANAWHDVDVLSFNTGHWWTHKGPLQGWDNVEAGGTMYEDMDPLIAMEKGLRTWARWVDTNIDRSRTRLFFQGISPTHYNPSEWNAGASTGSCYGETIPVTTTPMTSTYPGPDLDQSNVIQKVIREMDNPPFLLDITLLSTMRKDAHPSIYSGDLNSQQRINPNKPDCSHWCLPGLPDTWNQLFYTVLFY, via the exons ATGgagcttctctcttcattattaTCTTGTTCTTCAACTACATTATGTCTTCTTCTTTTGTTACAGTTTTATGTAGCTTTATCTGTTATATTATTAAGGAATCaccataataataacaataattataataacccAAATCACAGAAACCCAATTCTTCAAGGAAATCAAACTTCATGTTCTCTCTTTATAGGTAGTTGGGTTTACGATGAAACTTACCCATTTTACCAATCAGCTTCTTGCCCCGCCGTCGATCCACAGTTCAACTGTCAACTCTACGGCCGACCCGATACGGAATACCTAAAGTATCGATGGAAACCGGCGAACTGTGAGCTACCCAG GTTTAATGGGCTTGAGTTTCTGTTGAAAATGAAAGGGAAAACAGTGATGTTTGTGGGTGATTCATTAGGCCGGGATCAGTGGGAGTCGTTGATTTGTATGATTTCAGCTGATGTACCTAAAGCTCAAACACAGATGTCGAGGCTTTACCCTATTTCAACTTTCAAGTTCCTG GATTACGGAGTTGCTATTTCATATTACAAAGCACCATATCTAGTGGACATAGACACTGTACAAGGCAAAAGAGTGCTAAAATTGGATGATATTAGAGGAAATGCTAATGCTTGGCATGATGTAGATGTATTATCTTTTAATACTGGTCATTGGTGGACTCACAAAGGTCCTCTTCAAGG GTGGGACAACGTAGAAGCAGGAGGGACAATGTATGAAGACATGGATCCACTAATTGCAATGGAAAAAGGGCTAAGAACGTGGGCAAGATGGGTTGATACCAATATTGACAGAAGTAGAACCAGACTCTTCTTTCAGGGCATTTCACCTACGCACTACAA TCCGAGTGAATGGAACGCGGGTGCATCAACAGGGAGTTGTTACGGGGAGACAATCCCCGTAACAACCACCCCTATGACGAGCACGTACCCGGGTCCCGATTTGGATCAATCAAATGTGATCCAAAAAGTTATAAGAGAAATGGACAATCCACCTTTCTTGCTAGACATAACATTGTTATCAACAATGAGGAAAGATGCACATCCATCTATTTACAGTGGTGATCTCAATTCTCAACAAAGAATTAACCCTAACAAACCTGATTGTAGCCATTGGTGTCTGCCTGGCCTGCCTGATACATGGAACCAACTATTTTACACTGTACTTTTCTACTAA